Proteins co-encoded in one Medicago truncatula cultivar Jemalong A17 chromosome 8, MtrunA17r5.0-ANR, whole genome shotgun sequence genomic window:
- the LOC25500627 gene encoding protein IQ-DOMAIN 1 — translation MGKKGSSSWLTAVKRAFRSPTKDSEKRSGRRREDCDQEEDEEKKREKRRWIFRKPVNHETVNNTQQSTPTKLKHDVVTATSVASRTDQDEKHALAVAMATAEAARATAQAAVEVARLTKSSNHAREHYAAVVIQTSFRGYLARRALRALKGLVKLQALVRGHNVRKQAKMTLRCMQALVRVQARVLDQRIRSTSHEGSRKSTFSDTASVWDSRYLQDISDRKSLSREGSSIADDWDDRPHTVEEVKAMLQQRKEAAMKREKSLSQAFSQQIWRNGRTSSIGNEDELEERPKWLDRWMATKPWENRGRASTDQRDSIKTVEVDTSQPYSYLGANYRRSHPNYQYNPHHQPQRHSIASPLHRSHQNGSVHNQSTTTPSPAKSRPIQVRSSSPRCVREDRSYHHTSQTPSLRSNYHYNGNLYQNSRGGTSNGSTNSIASTTASATLPNYMQATESAKARIRSQSAPRQRPSTPERDRSGSVKKRLSFPAPDPYNVGGVGYGNYGHSLRSPSFKSVNVAASHYGLEQNSNYSSCCTESLGGEVSPSSTGDLRRWLR, via the exons ATGGGGAAGAAAGGTAGTAGTTCATGGTTAACTGCTGTGAAAAGAGCATTCAGATCTCCAACAAAAGATAGTGAAAAAAGAAGTGGTAGAAGAAGAGAAGATTGTGatcaagaagaagatgaagaaaag aagagagaaaaaagaaggtGGATTTTTAGGAAACCAGTGAATCATGAAACAGTGAATAATACTCAACAAAGTACACCAACAAAATTGAAGCATGATGTGGTTACTGCTACAAGTGTGGCTTCAAGGACAGATCAGGATGAGAAACATGCTCTTGCTGTGGCTATGGCTACAGCTGAGGCAGCAAGAGCTACTGCTCAAGCTGCTGTGGAAGTTGCAAGGTTGACTAAGAGTTCAAATCATGCTAGGGAGCATTATGCAGCTGTTGTGATTCAAACTTCTTTTAgaggttatttg GCAAGAAGAGCACTCCGTGCGCTTAAGGGGTTAGTGAAGTTGCAAGCTTTAGTGAGAGGTCACAATGTTAGGAAGCAAGCAAAGATGACACTTAGGTGCATGCAAGCTCTTGTTAGAGTACAAGCAAGAGTTCTTGACCAAAGGATAAGGTCTACTTCACATGAAGGAAGTAGAAAATCAACCTTCAGTGATACTGCTAGTGTTTGGGATTCGCGGTATCTTCAAGACATTTCAGATAGGAAATCACTA TCAAGAGAAGGAAGTAGTATTGCAGATGATTGGGATGATCGTCCGCACACAGTTGAAGAAGTTAAGGCCATGTTGCAGCAGAGGAAAGAAGCAGCAATGAAGAGGGAAAAGTCCTTGTCCCAAGCATTTTCACAACAG ATTTGGAGAAATGGCAGGACATCATCAATTGGAAATGAAGATGAACTTGAAGAGAGACCAAAATGGCTAGATAGATGGATGGCTACAAAACCGTGGGAGAATAGGGGAAGGGCTTCAACCGATCAAAGAGACTCTATTAAGACTGTGGAAGTCGACACATCTCAACCTTATTCATATCTAGGAGCAAATTACAGAAGATCACATCCAAATTATCAATATAATCCACATCACCAACCACAAAGACATTCCATTGCTTCACCGCTCCATAGATCACACCAAAATGGTTCCGTTCACAACCAATCCACCACTACTCCATCTCCAGCAAAGTCAAGACCTATTCAAGTCCGATCGTCAAGCCCTCGCTGTGTTCGAGAAGATAGAAGCTACCACCATACCTCTCAAACACCAAGCTTGAGGTCTAATTACCATTACAATGGGAACTTGTACCAAAATAGCAGGGGTGGAACAAGTAATGGTAGTACTAATAGTATTGCTTCTACTACTGCTTCAGCTACATTGCCTAATTACATGCAAGCAACCGAGTCTGCGAAGGCTCGAATTCGGTCACAGAGTGCACCAAGGCAAAGGCCATCGACACCAGAGAGGGATAGATCCGGATCAGTAAAGAAAAGGCTTTCTTTCCCTGCTCCTGATCCTTATAATGTAGGAGGAGTTGGTTATGGAAATTATGGACATAGTTTAAGGAGTCCAAGTTTCAAGAGTGTGAATGTAGCAGCATCACATTATGGATTGGAGCAAAATTCCAATTACTCTTCTTGTTGTACTGAGAGTCTTGGTGGCGAGGTTTCGCCTTCTTCAACCGGTGACCTTAGACGATGGTTGAGATGA
- the LOC25500629 gene encoding probable L-gulonolactone oxidase 6, with amino-acid sequence MLKDLSQKPLISILVLIFSTVIVLSTPPEDPIKCSNSQNTTCTITNSYGMFPDRTICQASQVFYPTSEQELVSMVASASREKIKVKVATRYSHSVPKLVCPEDSNGILISTKYLNKVVKIDVEEKTITLESGVTLKQIINEASKNGLALPYTPYWYGLTIGGMIGTGAHGSTLSGKGSAVHDYVVEIRIVRPSDSDDGYAKVEILNEQNNEDFNAAKVSLGVLGVISQVTLKLEPIFKRSITYVAKSDSDLGDQVVSFGHEHEFADISWYPSQHKAMYRVDDRVPINTSGNGLYDFIPFRPTPSIALAAIRITEDLDEFTGNVDGKCRVAKLTTNILFKSAYGLTNNGIIFTGYPVIGFHNRLQSSGSCLDSHQDAKITTCAWDSRIKGEFFQQSTFRVSLSKVKNFIEDIQKLVQLVPKGLCGIEQYNGILMRYVTASSAYLGNQEDALDFDITYYRSKDPMAPRLYEDILEEIEQIGIFKYGGLPHWGKNRNVAFEGVFKKYKDIEKFLKVKEKYDSQGLFSSTWTDQVLGIKEGVTILKNGCALEGLCICSQDSHCNPSKGYFCRPGKIYKDARVCSRV; translated from the exons aTGTTGAAGGATTTGTCACAAAAACCCTTAATTTCAATTCTTGTACTTATTTTTTCCACTGTTATAGTACTATCTACACCTCCAGAGGATCCAATCAAGTGTTCTAATTCACAGAACACAACATGCACAATCACCAACTCCTATGGAATGTTCCCTGATAGAACTATATGTCAAGCTTCACAAGTTTTTTATCCAACTTCTGAACAAGAACTAGTTTCAATGGTAGCATCAGCAAGTCGAGAAAAGATCAAAGTCAAGGTTGCTACACGTTATTCACACAGCGTACCAAAATTGGTATGTCCAGAAGATTCAAATGGGATATTAATAAGCACGAAATATCTCAACAAGGTAGTAAAAATTGAtgtggaagaaaaaacaataacattGGAGAGTGGTGTGACATTGAAGCAAATTATTAATGAAGCCTCAAAAAATGGTTTGGCTTTACCATATACACCATATTGGTATGGTTTAACAATAGGTGGAATGATCGGAACTGGTGCTCATGGAAGCACATTGTCGGGGAAAGGAAGTGCGGTTCATGACTATGTTGTCGAGATAAGGATCGTTAGGCCTTCGGATTCTGACGATGGATATGCTAAAGTTGAGATTCTTaatgaacaaaacaatgaaGATTTTAATGCAGCTAAAGTATCACTTGGTGTGCTTGGTGTTATTTCACAG GTTACTCTAAAGCTAGAACCCATATTCAAGCGATCCATTACGTATGTGGCAAAAAGTGATTCCGATTTGGGAGATCAAGTGGTGAGTTTTGGGCATGAACATGAGTTTGCAGATATATCGTGGTATCCAAGTCAACACAAAGCTATGTATCGAGTTGATGATCGTGTTCCTATAAATACATCTGGCAATGGTCTCTATGATTTTATCCCCTTTCGTCCCACTCCTTCCATTGCACTAGCTGCCATAAGAATCACAG AGGATCTTGATGAATTCACTGGTAATGTTGATGGAAAGTGCAGAGTTGcaaaattaacaacaaatatTCTCTTCAAATCTGCTTATGGGCTTACGAATAATG GTATAATCTTCACTGGATACCCTGTAATTGGATTTCATAATCGTCTTCAATCTTCTGGATCATGCTTAGATAGTCATCAAGATGCAAAGATAACAACATGTGCTTGGGACTCAAGAATAAAAGGAGAGTTCTTTCAGCAATCCACATTTCGAGTTAGTTTATCTAAAGTGAAAAACTTTATTGAAGATATACAAAAGCTAGTTCAATTAGTGCCAAAGGGGTTATGTGGAATAGAGCAATACAATGGAATTCTAATGCGTTATGTTACAGCTTCTAGTGCTTACCTAGGAAACCAAGAGGATGCATTAGACTTTGATATCACATATTATCGTAGCAAAGATCCAATGGCTCCTAGGCTTTATGAAGACATTCTTGAAGAGATTGAACAAATTGGAATTTTCAAGTATGGAGGGTTACCTCATTGGGGTAAGAATAGAAATGTGGCATTTGAAGGAGTTTTCAAAAAGTACAAAGATATTGAGAAATTTTTGAAGGTTAAAGAGAAATATGATTCACAAGGACTTTTCTCTAGTACATGGACGGATCAAGTGCTTGGAATAAAAGAAGGTGTGACAATATTGAAAAATGGGTGTGCATTAGAAGGTTTGTGTATTTGTTCACAAGATAGCCATTGCAATCCAAGTAAAGGGTACTTTTGTAGACCGGGCAAAATTTACAAGGACGCAAGAGTTTGTTCTCGTGTGTAA